Proteins from a single region of Halorubrum sp. 2020YC2:
- a CDS encoding universal stress protein, with translation MTLVVVPVRFPPSSHSAATLREAARVAEERDADLTILHVDLYQQSGGVSRSDLKRAVEERIGRIDRARYVVRRGFLVEETILEEVVAEGADVVVIGSKQAGRWRRMVQKLLSDPDIDSFLRGELDCTVITVDADGETTTDESGADDAVPLPDESGGD, from the coding sequence ATGACGCTCGTCGTGGTCCCGGTCCGGTTCCCTCCCTCGTCGCACTCGGCGGCGACGCTCCGAGAGGCGGCCCGCGTCGCCGAGGAGCGCGACGCCGACCTCACGATCCTCCACGTCGACCTCTACCAGCAGTCGGGCGGCGTCTCGCGCAGCGACCTCAAGCGCGCCGTCGAAGAGCGGATCGGCCGGATCGACCGCGCGCGCTACGTGGTCCGCCGCGGGTTCCTCGTCGAGGAGACGATCCTCGAAGAGGTCGTCGCGGAGGGGGCCGACGTCGTCGTCATCGGCTCGAAGCAGGCCGGTCGGTGGCGGCGGATGGTCCAGAAGCTGCTCTCGGACCCCGACATCGACTCGTTCCTCCGCGGCGAACTCGACTGCACCGTGATCACCGTCGACGCCGACGGCGAGACCACGACGGACGAGTCGGGCGCTGACGACGCCGTTCCCCTCCCCGACGAGAGCGGCGGCGACTAA
- a CDS encoding CDC48 family AAA ATPase yields MNEVQLEVAKAYPNDSGRGIARLDPDTLLHLKLSPGDIIEIEGAETTAAKVWRADRQDWNTDTVRVDGFTRQNADVGIGERVTIRKAEAEKADKLVLAPPEEASVQFGSDAAGMVKRQILKRPVVERDIVPVMSSTNHPFMRSPGQAIPLIAVETEPDGVCLITEDTEVELREEPISGFEKTGGGITYEDIGGLQSEIQRVREMVELPMKHPQIFSKLGIEPPQGVLLHGPPGTGKTLLAKAVANETSASFFSIAGPEIISKYYGESEQQLREIFEDAKEESPSIIFIDELDSIAPKREDVTGEVERRVVAQLLTMMDGLETRGQVIVIGATNRVDSVDPALRRPGRFDREIEIGVPDEVGRKEILQIHTRGMPLSDDVSLDHLADETHGFVGADIESLTKEAAMKALRRYLPEIDLDEEEVPPSLIDRMIVKRDDFSGALNEVEPSAMREVLVELPKISWDDVGGLSDAQQQVQESVEWPLTSPEKFDRMGVNAPKGVLLYGPPGTGKTLMAKAVANETNANFISVRGPQLLSKWVGESEKAIRQTFRKARQVSPTIIFFDELDSLAPSRGQEMGNNVSERVVNQLLTELDGLEDMGDVMVIGATNRPDMIDPALLRSGRFDRLVMIGQPDQEGREQILDIHTQNTPLAPDVSLREVAEITDGYVGSDLEGIAREAAIEALRDDDDAEEVEMKHFRRAMESVRPTINDDILAYYEDVREQFKGGGGESLRDTGGRIGFQ; encoded by the coding sequence ATGAACGAAGTCCAACTCGAAGTGGCGAAGGCGTACCCGAACGACTCGGGGCGCGGCATCGCCCGACTCGACCCCGACACCCTGTTGCACCTGAAGCTCTCGCCCGGCGACATCATCGAGATAGAGGGCGCGGAGACCACCGCCGCGAAGGTCTGGCGCGCGGACCGCCAGGACTGGAACACCGACACCGTGCGCGTCGACGGGTTCACCCGCCAGAACGCGGACGTTGGCATCGGCGAGCGCGTCACCATCCGGAAGGCGGAGGCCGAGAAGGCCGACAAGCTCGTCTTGGCCCCGCCCGAGGAGGCGTCGGTCCAGTTCGGCTCCGACGCCGCCGGCATGGTGAAACGCCAGATCCTCAAGCGCCCGGTCGTCGAGCGCGACATCGTCCCCGTGATGTCGTCGACGAACCACCCGTTCATGCGGTCGCCCGGGCAGGCGATCCCGCTGATCGCGGTCGAGACGGAGCCGGACGGCGTCTGTCTCATCACCGAGGACACCGAGGTCGAACTGCGTGAGGAACCGATCTCCGGGTTCGAGAAGACTGGCGGCGGGATCACCTACGAGGACATCGGCGGCCTCCAGTCGGAGATCCAGCGCGTCCGCGAGATGGTCGAACTGCCGATGAAACACCCGCAGATCTTCTCGAAGCTCGGCATCGAGCCGCCGCAGGGCGTCCTGCTCCACGGCCCGCCGGGCACCGGGAAGACGCTGCTCGCGAAGGCGGTCGCCAACGAGACGTCGGCGTCGTTCTTCTCGATCGCCGGCCCCGAGATCATCTCGAAGTACTACGGCGAGTCCGAACAGCAGCTCAGGGAGATCTTCGAGGACGCGAAAGAGGAGTCGCCCTCGATCATCTTCATCGACGAGCTCGACTCGATCGCGCCCAAGCGCGAGGACGTCACCGGCGAGGTCGAGCGACGCGTCGTCGCCCAGCTGCTGACGATGATGGACGGGTTAGAGACGCGCGGACAGGTGATCGTCATCGGCGCGACGAACCGCGTCGACAGCGTCGACCCCGCGCTCCGCCGGCCGGGCCGGTTCGACCGCGAGATCGAGATCGGCGTCCCCGACGAGGTGGGCCGCAAGGAGATCCTCCAGATCCACACCCGCGGGATGCCGCTCTCGGACGACGTGAGCTTGGACCACCTCGCGGACGAGACGCACGGCTTCGTCGGCGCCGACATCGAGAGCCTCACGAAGGAGGCCGCGATGAAGGCGCTCCGGCGGTACCTCCCGGAGATCGACTTAGACGAGGAGGAGGTGCCGCCGAGCCTCATCGACCGGATGATCGTCAAGCGCGACGACTTCTCGGGCGCCCTCAACGAGGTCGAGCCCTCCGCGATGCGCGAGGTGCTCGTCGAGCTGCCGAAGATATCGTGGGACGACGTGGGCGGGCTCAGCGACGCCCAACAGCAGGTTCAGGAGTCGGTTGAGTGGCCGCTCACCTCGCCGGAGAAGTTCGACCGGATGGGCGTCAACGCCCCGAAGGGGGTGCTGTTGTACGGACCGCCCGGAACCGGGAAGACGCTGATGGCGAAGGCGGTCGCCAACGAGACGAACGCGAACTTCATCTCGGTCCGGGGGCCGCAGCTGCTCTCGAAGTGGGTCGGGGAGTCGGAGAAGGCGATCCGGCAGACCTTCCGGAAGGCCCGGCAGGTGAGCCCGACGATCATCTTCTTCGACGAACTGGACAGCCTCGCGCCCTCGCGCGGGCAGGAGATGGGGAACAACGTGTCCGAGCGCGTCGTCAACCAGCTCCTGACGGAGCTTGACGGCCTTGAAGACATGGGCGACGTGATGGTCATCGGCGCGACCAACCGCCCGGACATGATCGACCCCGCGCTGCTGCGCTCGGGGCGGTTCGACCGCCTCGTGATGATCGGCCAGCCAGATCAGGAGGGCCGCGAGCAGATCCTCGACATCCACACGCAGAACACGCCGCTCGCGCCCGACGTGAGCCTCCGCGAGGTCGCGGAGATAACCGACGGCTACGTGGGCTCCGACTTAGAGGGGATCGCCCGCGAGGCCGCCATCGAGGCCCTGCGCGACGACGACGACGCCGAGGAGGTCGAGATGAAGCACTTCCGGCGCGCGATGGAGTCGGTGCGGCCGACGATAAACGACGACATCCTCGCGTACTACGAGGACGTCAGAGAGCAGTTCAAGGGCGGCGGCGGCGAGTCGCTGCGCGACACCGGCGGCCGGATCGGGTTCCAGTAG
- a CDS encoding ribonuclease HI family protein: MDQLPTDRLSPLASRVDDVLALYGYEIGPAIEAIDGAVTGYGGLFSPGTSDGEIRAAVEEVLAAGPPSEGDSRRSGDRDVVLYVDGSSRGNPGPAGAGAVIRTEGGPVARLGRPVGASAENNTAEYAALHLGLEALAARCDPETVEVRIDSRTVIDDVWGDGDGVAAAAPYRPAIRDRLAALSACEWTHLVDSDPNPADARAAVGADIAALGP, from the coding sequence ATGGACCAACTCCCCACCGACAGGCTCTCGCCGCTCGCGAGCCGGGTCGACGACGTCCTCGCGCTGTACGGCTACGAGATCGGCCCCGCGATCGAGGCGATCGACGGGGCCGTGACCGGCTACGGCGGCCTGTTCTCGCCGGGGACGAGCGACGGCGAGATCCGCGCCGCCGTCGAGGAGGTCCTCGCCGCCGGCCCGCCCTCCGAGGGCGACTCACGGCGCTCCGGCGACCGCGACGTCGTCCTCTACGTCGACGGGAGTTCCCGCGGCAATCCGGGACCGGCCGGAGCGGGCGCCGTGATCCGGACCGAGGGCGGACCGGTCGCTCGGTTGGGGCGGCCGGTCGGCGCCAGCGCCGAGAACAACACCGCGGAGTACGCGGCCCTCCACCTCGGGTTAGAGGCGCTGGCCGCGCGCTGCGACCCGGAAACCGTCGAGGTCCGGATCGACTCGCGGACCGTGATCGACGACGTCTGGGGCGACGGCGACGGCGTCGCGGCGGCCGCGCCGTACAGGCCGGCGATCCGGGACCGCCTCGCCGCGCTGTCCGCGTGCGAGTGGACCCACCTCGTCGACAGCGACCCGAACCCGGCGGACGCCCGCGCCGCGGTCGGCGCCGACATCGCCGCGCTCGGGCCGTGA
- the carB gene encoding carbamoyl-phosphate synthase large subunit produces the protein MSEDRTILLIGSGPIQIGQAAEFDYSGAQACRALQEEGARVVLVNSNPATIMTDPETADRVYIEPITPEAIAEVIRIEEPDGVIAGLGGQTGLNVTAELAEEGILEEHDVEVMGTPLDTIYATEDRDLFRQRMEGLGQPVPKSTTISLDDDESVTDFDEEYFRERVQDAVDAVGGLPVIARTTYTLGGSGSGVVDEFEELVERVRKGLRLSRNSEVLITESIAGWVELEYEVMRDADDSCIIICNMENIDPMGIHTGESTVVTPSQVIPDDGHQEMRDAALEVIRDLGIQGGCNIQFAWHDDGTPGGEYRVVEVNPRVSRSSALASKATGYPIARVTAKVALGKRLHEIENEITGETTAAFEPAIDYVVTKVPRWPIDKFDDVDFELGTAMKSTGEAMSIGRTFEESMVKALRSSEYDPAVDFDEVDDDELESEYLERPSPDRPYAMFEAFDRGYEVDDVIDLTGIHRWYVERFEKIADGTAAAAEGDFTEAAMVGRTDAEIAATATAGGVDADVGTVESAVPDRTYKQVDTCAGEFEASTPYYYSARLPEFLQGADTAGAANEVRVDPDVESVVVVGGGPIRIGQGVEFDYCAVHAVRALRELGIDAHVINNNPETVSTDYDTSDGLFFEPISAEEVADVIETTGADGVMVQFGGQTSVNVGEPLQAEIERRGLDCEILGTSVEAMDLAEDRDRFNVLMDELGVAQPEGGTATSEDEALELAHEIGYPVLVRPSYVLGGRAMRVVEDDAELEEYIEEAVRVSPDKPILVDQFLDDAVELDVDAVADVGASHAPASETESRPGEDVLLGGVMEHVESAGVHSGDSACMIPPRSLDDETLARVREVTEDIARALDTVGLLNVQLAVTGVEGEAESEVYVLEANPRSSRTVPFVSKATGVPIAKLAAKVMTDDLTLADLDADEQIPEHRSVKEVVLPFDRLPGSDPRLGPEMKSTGEVMGTATSFGKAYDKAQDSTGKPIPESGTAVVDLSAEEFPDPGTEEGEALVAGYAEHFELSEATDLIEAAKRGDLDLIVSRQRDLLEVAVEEEITYFSTHASAKAALEALDHANDDLDVMAVSDRPKRVEDWGAAE, from the coding sequence ATGAGCGAGGACCGGACGATTCTACTCATCGGCAGCGGACCGATACAGATCGGGCAGGCGGCCGAGTTCGACTACTCCGGCGCGCAGGCGTGTCGCGCGCTCCAAGAGGAGGGCGCCCGCGTCGTCTTAGTGAACTCGAACCCCGCGACGATCATGACCGACCCCGAGACGGCCGACCGGGTGTACATCGAGCCGATCACCCCGGAGGCCATCGCGGAGGTCATCCGGATCGAGGAGCCGGACGGCGTCATCGCCGGGCTGGGCGGCCAGACCGGACTCAACGTCACCGCCGAGCTTGCCGAGGAGGGAATTCTGGAAGAGCACGACGTCGAAGTGATGGGGACGCCGCTCGACACCATCTACGCGACGGAGGACCGCGACCTGTTCCGCCAGCGGATGGAGGGCCTCGGACAGCCGGTGCCGAAGTCGACGACCATCTCCTTAGACGACGACGAGTCGGTCACCGACTTCGACGAGGAGTACTTCCGCGAGCGGGTTCAGGACGCGGTCGACGCGGTCGGGGGGCTCCCGGTCATCGCGCGGACGACGTACACGCTCGGGGGCTCCGGCTCGGGCGTCGTCGACGAGTTCGAGGAGCTGGTCGAGCGCGTCCGGAAGGGACTCCGCCTCTCGCGCAACAGCGAGGTGCTGATCACGGAGTCCATCGCGGGCTGGGTCGAGTTGGAGTACGAGGTGATGCGGGACGCCGACGACTCCTGTATCATCATCTGTAACATGGAGAACATCGACCCGATGGGGATCCACACCGGCGAGTCGACGGTCGTCACCCCCTCGCAGGTGATCCCCGACGACGGCCATCAGGAGATGCGCGACGCGGCGCTCGAAGTGATCCGCGACCTCGGCATTCAGGGCGGCTGTAACATCCAGTTCGCGTGGCACGACGACGGGACGCCGGGCGGCGAGTACCGCGTCGTCGAGGTGAACCCGCGCGTCTCGCGCTCCTCCGCGCTCGCGTCGAAGGCGACCGGCTACCCCATCGCCCGCGTCACGGCGAAGGTCGCCTTGGGCAAGCGCCTCCACGAGATCGAAAACGAGATCACCGGCGAGACGACCGCCGCCTTCGAGCCGGCGATCGACTACGTGGTGACGAAGGTGCCGCGCTGGCCAATCGACAAGTTCGACGACGTGGACTTCGAGCTGGGCACGGCGATGAAGTCCACCGGCGAGGCGATGTCCATCGGCCGGACGTTCGAGGAGAGCATGGTGAAGGCGCTCCGCTCCTCGGAGTACGACCCCGCGGTCGACTTCGACGAGGTAGACGACGACGAACTCGAATCGGAGTACCTCGAACGCCCCAGCCCGGACCGCCCGTACGCGATGTTCGAGGCGTTCGACCGCGGCTACGAGGTCGACGACGTGATCGACCTCACCGGCATCCACCGCTGGTACGTCGAGCGCTTCGAGAAGATCGCCGACGGCACCGCCGCGGCCGCCGAGGGCGACTTCACCGAGGCGGCCATGGTCGGCCGCACCGACGCGGAGATCGCCGCGACCGCGACCGCCGGCGGCGTCGACGCCGACGTGGGGACAGTCGAGAGCGCGGTGCCCGACCGCACCTACAAGCAGGTCGACACCTGCGCGGGCGAGTTCGAGGCCTCCACGCCGTACTACTACTCCGCACGACTGCCGGAGTTCCTCCAAGGGGCCGACACCGCGGGCGCCGCGAACGAGGTCCGCGTCGACCCCGACGTCGAGAGCGTCGTGGTCGTCGGCGGCGGCCCGATCCGCATCGGGCAGGGCGTCGAGTTCGACTACTGCGCGGTCCATGCGGTGCGCGCGCTCCGCGAACTCGGCATCGACGCGCACGTGATCAACAACAACCCCGAGACGGTGTCGACCGACTACGACACCTCCGATGGGCTGTTCTTCGAACCCATCTCCGCCGAGGAGGTGGCCGACGTGATCGAGACGACCGGCGCCGACGGCGTGATGGTCCAGTTCGGCGGCCAGACCTCCGTCAACGTGGGCGAACCCCTTCAGGCGGAGATCGAGCGCCGCGGGCTGGACTGCGAGATTCTGGGGACGAGCGTCGAGGCGATGGACCTCGCGGAGGACCGCGACCGGTTCAACGTCCTGATGGACGAGTTGGGCGTCGCCCAGCCCGAGGGCGGCACCGCGACCAGCGAGGACGAGGCGCTCGAACTCGCTCACGAAATCGGGTACCCCGTCCTCGTGCGCCCCTCCTACGTGCTCGGCGGGCGCGCGATGCGCGTCGTCGAGGACGACGCGGAGCTAGAGGAGTACATCGAGGAGGCGGTCCGCGTCTCGCCCGACAAGCCCATCCTCGTCGACCAGTTCCTCGACGACGCGGTCGAACTGGACGTCGACGCGGTCGCCGACGTCGGCGCGTCACACGCGCCTGCAAGCGAGACGGAGTCTCGCCCTGGCGAGGACGTCCTCCTCGGCGGCGTGATGGAACACGTCGAGAGCGCTGGCGTCCATTCGGGCGACTCCGCGTGTATGATCCCGCCGCGCTCGCTCGACGACGAGACGCTGGCGCGGGTCCGCGAGGTGACCGAGGACATCGCCCGCGCGCTCGACACGGTCGGCCTGCTCAACGTCCAGCTGGCGGTGACGGGCGTCGAGGGCGAGGCGGAAAGCGAGGTGTACGTGTTGGAGGCGAACCCGCGCTCCTCGCGGACCGTCCCGTTCGTCTCGAAGGCGACGGGCGTCCCCATCGCCAAGCTCGCGGCGAAGGTGATGACCGACGACCTGACCCTCGCGGACCTCGACGCCGACGAGCAGATCCCCGAACACCGCTCGGTGAAGGAGGTCGTCCTCCCGTTCGACCGCCTGCCGGGCTCGGACCCGCGGCTCGGCCCGGAGATGAAGTCCACGGGCGAGGTGATGGGCACCGCGACCTCCTTCGGCAAGGCGTACGACAAGGCGCAGGACTCTACGGGTAAGCCGATCCCGGAGTCGGGCACCGCCGTCGTCGACCTCTCGGCCGAGGAGTTCCCGGACCCCGGCACCGAGGAAGGGGAGGCGCTCGTCGCGGGCTACGCGGAGCACTTCGAGCTGAGCGAGGCGACCGACCTGATCGAGGCGGCCAAGCGCGGCGACCTCGACCTCATCGTCTCGCGCCAGCGCGACCTGCTGGAGGTCGCCGTCGAGGAGGAGATCACCTACTTCTCGACGCACGCCTCCGCGAAGGCGGCCCTGGAGGCGCTCGACCACGCGAACGACGACCTCGACGTGATGGCGGTCTCCGACCGCCCCAAGCGCGTCGAGGACTGGGGCGCGGCCGAGTAG
- a CDS encoding DUF5815 family protein has protein sequence MSQPRVPGGDENALELPCGEAIGVGALDLGMREYECDCGETHAVVMDVHPPERFLPDFLVEVLREAIETTSEEMPEFDTPHLLGVVLEEFPEAVVSHDASENADVGYAMVWVAQFDSRRLHEVVVELVVELMEHAVSHADDDEALSAFEQEMVEFDVSEFVEQYRAERDLEAEDPYA, from the coding sequence ATGTCTCAGCCCCGCGTCCCCGGCGGCGACGAGAACGCGCTGGAGCTGCCCTGCGGGGAGGCGATCGGCGTGGGCGCACTGGATCTCGGAATGCGCGAGTACGAGTGCGACTGCGGGGAGACCCACGCGGTCGTGATGGACGTCCACCCCCCGGAGCGGTTCCTCCCGGACTTCCTCGTCGAGGTGCTCCGCGAGGCCATCGAGACGACCAGCGAGGAGATGCCGGAGTTCGACACGCCGCACCTGCTCGGCGTCGTCTTAGAGGAGTTCCCGGAGGCCGTCGTCTCGCACGACGCCAGCGAGAACGCCGACGTGGGGTACGCGATGGTGTGGGTGGCACAGTTCGACTCCCGCCGGCTCCACGAGGTCGTCGTGGAACTCGTCGTCGAGCTGATGGAACACGCCGTGAGCCACGCGGACGACGACGAGGCGCTGTCGGCGTTCGAACAGGAGATGGTCGAGTTCGACGTGAGCGAGTTCGTCGAGCAGTACCGCGCCGAGCGCGACCTCGAGGCCGAGGATCCCTACGCCTGA
- a CDS encoding DJ-1/PfpI family protein: MNVDILLYDGFDELDGIGPYEVFDYALGFAAEETADAGAGDGDDAGRDGRVRYVTLDERDRVTASHGTRVGVDGVLPDPEADGAPDLLVVPGGGWSARDEAASAWAEAQQGDVPRALAAHHAAGTRIASVCTGSMLLAEAGVTDGRRAVTHASALDELRESGAEVVDARVVDDGDLLSAGGVTSGIDLALHVVEREYGEEIADRVATVIEYERRYEVAA, from the coding sequence GTGAACGTCGACATTCTGCTGTACGACGGCTTCGACGAGCTGGACGGGATCGGCCCGTACGAGGTGTTCGACTACGCGCTCGGCTTCGCCGCCGAGGAGACGGCCGACGCCGGCGCCGGCGACGGTGACGACGCCGGGCGGGACGGCCGCGTCCGGTACGTCACGCTCGACGAGCGCGATCGGGTGACGGCGAGCCACGGGACCCGCGTCGGCGTGGATGGAGTCCTCCCCGACCCGGAGGCCGACGGCGCGCCCGACCTGCTGGTCGTCCCCGGGGGCGGCTGGAGCGCGCGCGACGAGGCGGCGAGCGCGTGGGCGGAGGCCCAGCAGGGCGACGTGCCGCGCGCGCTGGCGGCGCACCACGCGGCCGGCACGCGGATCGCCTCGGTGTGCACCGGCTCGATGCTGCTCGCGGAGGCGGGCGTCACCGACGGCCGCCGCGCCGTCACCCACGCCTCGGCGCTCGACGAGCTTCGGGAGTCGGGCGCGGAGGTCGTCGACGCGCGCGTCGTCGACGACGGCGACCTCCTCTCCGCCGGCGGGGTCACCTCCGGTATCGACCTCGCCTTACACGTCGTCGAGCGCGAGTACGGGGAGGAGATAGCCGACCGCGTGGCGACCGTCATCGAGTACGAGCGGCGGTACGAGGTCGCGGCGTAG
- a CDS encoding TrmB family transcriptional regulator has product MTDDLRDTLDRVGDRFNLGEYEIDAYLAVLEHGELTASDIADRTDIPQPRVYDTVRSLSDRGLVELRESRPMKIVAVDPEDAFGDLRSSFAEMVDELEARYTAPTRETEAVSLVKSRSTILRYLEEVIENAEYELAVSLTPGLLRRFRDELAAKVAAGVSVELLVTPASNAPDPAEFDYLEVSTIARARRGITTPVLAVGDGEYSVYATQDALRDDRERYGVIFNRSALGFLVSGFFGTVLWTTAETLAADGEERPFPRRYASIRRAVKDVREFDGEEFYATVEGRDIETGADVTVRGKVVDVAFVDTEEVASLVVETEDGRVEIGGRVAALEDVEGQEIVIGRGEPPAL; this is encoded by the coding sequence ATGACAGACGATCTCCGGGACACGCTCGACCGGGTCGGAGACCGATTCAACCTCGGGGAATACGAGATAGACGCGTACCTCGCGGTGTTGGAACACGGCGAACTGACGGCGAGCGACATCGCCGACCGGACGGACATCCCGCAGCCGCGCGTGTACGACACCGTTCGGAGCCTCTCGGACCGCGGCCTCGTCGAACTCCGCGAGTCGCGGCCGATGAAGATCGTCGCCGTCGACCCCGAGGACGCCTTCGGTGACCTGCGCTCGTCGTTCGCGGAGATGGTCGACGAGCTGGAGGCCCGCTACACCGCGCCGACCCGCGAGACCGAGGCGGTGTCGCTCGTGAAGTCGCGCTCGACTATCCTCCGGTACCTCGAAGAGGTGATCGAGAACGCGGAGTACGAGCTCGCCGTCTCGCTCACCCCGGGGCTCCTCCGTCGGTTCCGCGACGAACTCGCCGCGAAGGTCGCCGCGGGCGTCAGCGTCGAACTGCTCGTCACGCCGGCCTCGAACGCGCCCGACCCGGCCGAGTTCGACTACCTCGAAGTCTCGACCATCGCGCGCGCCCGCCGCGGGATCACCACGCCAGTCCTCGCGGTCGGGGACGGGGAGTACTCCGTGTACGCCACCCAGGACGCCCTGCGCGACGACCGCGAGCGCTACGGCGTCATCTTCAACCGCTCCGCGCTCGGCTTCCTCGTCTCGGGCTTCTTCGGCACGGTCCTCTGGACGACCGCCGAGACGCTCGCCGCCGACGGCGAGGAGCGGCCCTTCCCGCGCCGCTACGCCTCGATCCGCCGCGCGGTGAAGGACGTCCGCGAGTTCGACGGCGAGGAGTTCTACGCGACCGTCGAGGGGCGCGACATCGAGACGGGGGCCGACGTGACCGTCCGCGGGAAGGTCGTCGACGTGGCGTTCGTCGACACCGAGGAGGTGGCGTCGCTGGTCGTCGAAACGGAGGACGGCCGCGTCGAGATCGGCGGGCGCGTCGCCGCCTTGGAGGACGTCGAGGGACAGGAGATCGTGATCGGCCGCGGCGAGCCGCCGGCGCTGTGA
- the larC gene encoding nickel pincer cofactor biosynthesis protein LarC, whose amino-acid sequence MRTLVFDGRTGAAGDMICAALVAAGADPAVLDPVSDALPVRYEVGETEKNGIRATAVDVLVDGDNEAAEANSDHGHSHDHDHDHDHSHDHDHDHSHDTASPADAASAEGAGVHRSYREVVDLVESMALPDPVESTALDAFELLGRAEASVHGTDLDEIHFHEVGADDAIADVVGAALLLADLDPERVVTTPVAAGGGTVEMSHGTYPVPAPATTEIATRAGFRIVGGPIDRELLTPTGAAILGAVAEGVDAVPDLAVERTGYGAGDADFERHPNVLRALLGDGGRPGDEADEADGTHETHNADAHAEHDPDGGLVHDDIAVLETNLDDAAPEVLGGLQETLSRAGARDVTIVPTTMKKSRPGHLVKVICKPADAEAVAERLARETGTLGVRQSGASHRWIAEREFETATLRVDGADHEVSVKIASTTEGEPYDVSGEYDDAAAVAEATGLPIREVLRRAETDVRERLSEE is encoded by the coding sequence ATGCGAACGCTCGTCTTCGACGGTCGGACCGGGGCCGCCGGCGACATGATCTGCGCCGCGCTGGTCGCGGCCGGCGCCGATCCCGCGGTCCTCGACCCCGTGAGCGACGCGCTCCCGGTCCGGTACGAGGTCGGTGAGACGGAGAAGAACGGGATCCGAGCGACGGCCGTCGACGTCCTCGTCGACGGCGACAACGAGGCGGCCGAGGCTAACTCGGACCACGGCCACAGCCACGACCACGACCACGACCACGACCACAGCCACGACCACGACCACGACCACAGCCACGACACGGCGTCTCCCGCAGACGCTGCTTCGGCCGAGGGCGCCGGCGTCCACCGGAGCTACCGCGAGGTGGTCGACCTCGTCGAGTCGATGGCGCTCCCCGACCCCGTCGAGTCGACCGCGCTCGACGCCTTCGAGCTACTCGGACGCGCGGAGGCCTCGGTCCACGGCACCGACCTCGACGAGATCCACTTCCACGAGGTGGGCGCGGACGACGCGATCGCCGACGTGGTCGGCGCCGCGCTGCTGCTCGCCGACCTCGACCCCGAGCGCGTGGTCACGACTCCCGTCGCGGCCGGCGGGGGGACGGTCGAGATGAGCCACGGGACGTACCCGGTCCCGGCCCCGGCGACGACCGAGATAGCGACCCGCGCCGGGTTCCGGATCGTCGGCGGACCGATCGACCGCGAACTGCTCACTCCGACCGGCGCCGCGATCCTCGGTGCGGTCGCGGAGGGAGTCGACGCGGTCCCGGATCTCGCGGTCGAGCGCACCGGCTACGGCGCCGGTGACGCCGACTTCGAGCGCCACCCGAACGTCCTGCGCGCGCTCCTCGGTGACGGCGGTCGACCCGGAGACGAAGCCGACGAGGCCGATGGGACCCACGAGACCCACAACGCGGACGCCCACGCGGAACACGATCCCGACGGCGGACTCGTCCACGACGACATCGCCGTCTTGGAGACGAACCTCGACGACGCCGCCCCCGAGGTGCTCGGCGGGCTTCAGGAGACGCTTTCGCGCGCCGGCGCACGAGACGTAACCATCGTTCCGACGACGATGAAGAAGTCACGGCCCGGCCACCTCGTCAAGGTCATCTGTAAGCCCGCGGACGCCGAGGCGGTCGCGGAGCGGCTCGCCCGCGAGACGGGGACGCTCGGCGTTCGGCAGTCCGGCGCGAGCCACCGGTGGATCGCGGAACGCGAGTTCGAGACGGCGACGCTCCGGGTCGACGGCGCCGACCACGAAGTGAGCGTGAAGATCGCGTCGACGACGGAGGGCGAGCCCTACGACGTCAGCGGGGAGTACGACGACGCGGCCGCGGTCGCGGAGGCGACCGGGCTCCCGATCCGGGAGGTGCTCAGGCGCGCCGAGACCGACGTGCGGGAGCGGCTCTCGGAGGAGTAG